The SAR324 cluster bacterium genome segment TGAAATATGAAACTGGAGAACGATGGTTGTACACGAAGAATGAAAACTATTGGGACCCAGAACTTCCGTATGTTGATGAACTTGAGATGTTACATGTACCAGCTTGGTCTGACAGAGGAACAGCTATTTTAACAGGTAGAGCAAATTTATCATGGAATGTTTCATCTGAGACATGGGATGCAGGGAAAGAAAAAGAAGGTATTGAAGCAGCACTAATTCCGAACTTCGGTGCATATTGGGTTCACTACAACGTGAAAAAAGGGCCATTGAGTAATAAACTTGTAAGAAGAGCAATTTTACTGGGTGTAAATCAACATAATATGATAAATGCATTTAGCACTCAGGAAAGAATCAATCTCACAAGATGGACACCTTATGGTGATCCTTATGCGACTCCACCATCAGTTATAGAAAAGCTTCCTGGATACCGAAAAAATGACAAAAATGATATATTAGAAGCAAAGTCACTACTGAAGGAAGCAGGTTATGAAAATGGAATTGATGGTCTCACATTTCTAGCTGCATCTGGTCCTCAAGCCGAACTATTAGCTCCAGCATTTCAAGAAATGTTAAGAAGAAATTTAAATATAAAAGTTAAAATAAAATTGATGGAAAGAGCAATGATGCGGGGAGAAGTACTGAAGGGTAATTTTGATATGGCTCTGGATACACAGGGTCATTCAATCTCCGACTTTCTGCCACGAGCTACAATATGGTGGAAAACGGGGGGATCAACTAATATGGGTGGTTATTCTAATCCTGAATTAGATTCAATCATAGATCAAATGAAGGGAATCACTGATGTTCACTTAAAGCATTCTCTAGTTAGACAGGCAGAGGCAATTTTAGACGAGGATCCACCTTGGTATCTAGTAGGATATACATATCATCTGCCCATGTGGAGTTCGAAAGTAAAGGGAATTGATCTTGCCAATAGAGCTAGTGCGGAATGGGGAAGATTTGAAACGATCTATATCGAAAAATAATTCCTTCTAATCATAAAGTCAAATGATACTCGTCCATGAATCCTAAAGTGGCATGGACGAGAGATCTTTACTAAAAAAGTAAATTTTCATTTTAAGAAATATTAGACAAGAATATATATAAATTATAGCTCTATCAGTTCGTTTAAACTAGACCTTAGTAGGTGTATTTTCAGTATTTGTTCGGAAAGACTATAGAATCTGTTTACTAACTTAACTTATGAATAAAGTGAATAGCTATCACAGTAAAAGAAGAGTCAGTATAATTTGAAAAATTATATTTTGAAAAGATTGATTATTGCGATACCAACAATTTTGGGCATCACAATATTCATATTTGTTGGAATGCGAATCATACCAGGTGATCCTTTAAAATACGTTGAAACAGAAGGCCTTGGTTACATAGAATTGACAAAGGAAGAGTTAGAGTTACAAAGGGCAAGTCTAGGTTTGGACAGGCC includes the following:
- a CDS encoding ABC transporter substrate-binding protein produces the protein MRSLLILIMLIIPIKIFADAGLMRPDGKINRGGKIITAFGVTTKNFDIYQGGSFPVMSHMYNSLVRYNLVDGLKTIIPDLATDWNISDDGLIYTFNLRKGVKFHDGVEFTADDVITTFDKKILNAPRNIVSVYKSNFEMVNEIEKTGKYQIRFTLKYPTLFFLNVLAAPQHLILPKHYLEKYNYDLKKQCCAPGTGAFKYVKYETGERWLYTKNENYWDPELPYVDELEMLHVPAWSDRGTAILTGRANLSWNVSSETWDAGKEKEGIEAALIPNFGAYWVHYNVKKGPLSNKLVRRAILLGVNQHNMINAFSTQERINLTRWTPYGDPYATPPSVIEKLPGYRKNDKNDILEAKSLLKEAGYENGIDGLTFLAASGPQAELLAPAFQEMLRRNLNIKVKIKLMERAMMRGEVLKGNFDMALDTQGHSISDFLPRATIWWKTGGSTNMGGYSNPELDSIIDQMKGITDVHLKHSLVRQAEAILDEDPPWYLVGYTYHLPMWSSKVKGIDLANRASAEWGRFETIYIEK